In the Blautia coccoides genome, GTGACAGCGCTTCCGCCGCTGCCGGTACATGAGGGTCAGCATTTTGCGGCACCTTATCTTACAGTTATGGATTGGGGGCATGATGAAAGGGATTATGCAGCGGGACATCCGGATGCGGCGCCAAGGCTGAATGAAAAAGAGTGGGGCATTATGATGGAACATATCAGAGGGATATGTAAAAAAGCAAGGATATATGGAGTACGGCCTGTAGTCCATCCCCATGCGGGAGGGTATATTGAGTTTGCAGATGAGATAGAAGCTCTGGTCAGAGATATTCCTTATGAATTGGCAGGACTTTGTCTGGATACGGGGCATCTCTATTATTCAGGAATGGACCCGGTTGAATGGCTGAAAAAATATGCGGGACGTTTGGATTATGTACACTTTAAGGATGTCAGTGAAAAAGTATACAGGGATGTGCTGAATAAGAAAATCCGTTTCTTTGAAGGATGCGGAGAAGGGGCTATGTGTCCCATTGGAAAAGGGTGTCTGGACTATCCGGGAATCAAAGCAGCATTGGAGGAGATCGGATATAGCGGATATATCACGATCGAACAGGAGCGGGACCCAAGAAATTCAAATACCAGTCTGCGGGATGTGAGAGAGAGCGTAGCATATCTGAAAAGTGTTGGATACCAGATTTGACGGAACAGAATAAAGATAAAAAAGGAGAATGAGAATATGTATTACGGAGAGAAGAAAGTTGAGAATCCAATTCGCTGGGCAATGGTTGGAGGAGGAAAAGGAAGCCAGATCGGTTATATCCACAGGTCTTCCGCACTGAGAGATTTTAATTTTGAGCTGGTGGCCGGTGCCTTTGATATTAATCCTGAGAGAGGGAAGGATTTTGGAAAAAAACTGCATGTGAGTGAAGACAGATGCTATCCCGATTATAAGACCATGTTTGCCAGGGAGGCAGAGAGAGAGGATGGTATCCAGGCGGTATCTGTGGCTACGCCAAACGGTACCCACTACGAGATTACAAAGGCAGCGCTTGAGGCAGGACTTCATGTGATTTGTGAAAAACCTCTTTGTTTTACAACAGAACAGGCAGAGGAGCTGGAAAAGCTGGCAGTCAGGAGAAATAAAGTGGTGGGTATCACCTATGGATATGCCGGACATCAGATGATCGAGGAGGCACGGCAGATGATCGCAGATGGGAAATTGGGTGATATCCGTATCGTTAATATGCAGTTTTCCCACGGGTTTCACAATGTGGCGGTGGAAGCCACCACAGCGTCTACAAAGTGGAGAGTTGACCCCAAAGTGGCAGGACCGTCTTATGTACTGGGAGATGTGGGAACACATCCGCTTTATCTGTCAGAAGTAATGCTTCCGGATATGAAGATCAAACGGCTTATGTGCAGCAGACAGTCTTTTGTTAAATCAAGGGCACCTCTTGAAGACAATGCTATGACAATTATGGAGTATGAGAACGGAGCAGTGGGATATGTATGGTCTTCCTGTGTGAACTGCGGTTCTATGCATGGACAGAAAATAAGGGTTATCGGTGAGAAAGCATCTCTGGAGTGGTGGGATGAAAGGCCGAACCAGCTCACCTTTGAAGTACAGGGGGAGCCGGTAAAAGTTTTGGAAAGAGGTATGGATTATCTGCATCCCTCAGCAATGGCTGATGACAGGATCGGAGGGGGACATCCGGAGGGTCTGTTTGAGGCGTGGAGTAATCTATACAGCCGTTTTGCACAGGCAATGACTGCTGCGGATGAAGGGAAAAGTGTAGATTTCTGGTACCCTAACATTCATGCCGGTGTAGAAGGTGTGCGCTGGGTGGAAAACTGTGTGCGTTCCGCAGATCAGGGAGCTTCCTGGGTGGACTACAAGTAAAAGAGATACAAGGAGATGATGAGATGAAAATTGCATTTGACGTGGATGTGCTGGCAAAGCAGATGGATATAAACAGAATGGTACACCAGGTGGCTGACTGGGGATATAAATATATAGAACAGTCACCACATCCCAGGATCAATCCCTTTTATAAACACCCCCTATTTTCAAAAGAATGTGAAGCGGAGTATCGTAAGGCACTTGGTGAAACAGGGGTGGAAATATCCTCTTTTATCGTGGTGTACCGCTGGTCCGGCCCCACGGAGGAGGAGCGGCAGTTTGCAGTGGCAAATTGGAAACGGATGATAGAGATCGCTGTGGATATGGGAGTTCAGGTTATCAATACAGAGCTTTCAGGAGATCCCAATCAGCAGGAGATCTGTAATGGCATGTGGTTCAGATCCATGGAGGAACTGCTTCCGATTTTTGAGCGGGAGGGAATCCGTGTGGAGATACAGTCACATCCTTATGATTTTTGTGAGCTGAACAACGAGACCTGTGATATGGTAAAATCCTTCCGGTCAAAAAATCTTGGTTATGTGTACTCTTCGCCTCACGGATTTTTTTATGATGAAGGCAGAGGTGATGTGCGTTCCATGCTGCGGTATGCGGGTGATGAACTGACACATGTGTTGTTTGCAGACACCTTTAATCAGACCTTGGACTGCCGTTATATTGCTAATCCGCCGTGGCTGAACAAAGGGGGAAAAGCGGACGTGACAATACACCAGCATCTGGCTATGGGAGAGGGAGATGTGGATTTTGAGGGGATTTTTCAGACTCTAAGAAAAATGGAGTTCGCGGATAAACAACTGAGGAAGGACGCGCCCAAGGCAGGCGGTGACAACATTGCATGTGTCTCTATGTTCGGGTTTCCGGAGAAGATGGACAGGCAGGCACCCCAGGCACGGGAGCGGATCGAAAGGGAACTTCTGGGAAAATAAAATCGGATATAAGCGATAGATAAAAGGATTGGGAGGACTTTATTGTGGAAAAGGAAATGGGGAATGTACCCTCTGCGGGGGCGGAGAGGGGGAAACTATCTTTTGCTGCACGTGTTTCTTACGGGTGCGGTGATACTGCCTGTAATGTTGTTTTTGGTATGATCAGTACGCTGCTGACTCTGTTTTATACAGACTATGTGGGGGTAGCTGCGGCTGCAGTGGGAATGGTAATGCTGATCTCCCGTGTGTTTGATGGATTCTCAGATGTGGTTATGGGACTTCTTGTGGAGCGGACAAACTCCAGATGGGGAAAATCAAGGCCATGGATATTATGGATGGCTGTACCTTATGCGGTGTCAGCAGTGCTGTTGTTTACAGTACCCCATACAACGGGATTAGTTCAGTTTCTGTACATATTTGTCACTTATAATTTTTGTACCACAGTTTGCTATACAGCTATCAATCTTCCGTATGGCAGCCTTTCCGCTATGATGACGAGAGAGTCAGGGGAGAGGGATATGCTCAGCATTGTGCGCATGGGAATGTCGCCATTCGGCCGAATTCTGGCGGTCACTTGTACTATGCCTCTTGTAAAGCTTTTTGGGAATGACCAGGCCGCATGGGTAAAGACTATGGCGATCTGGGCGGCTCTGGCCTTGGGACTGCTGCTGATATGCTTTTTTAGGTGTGAGGAGACTGTAAAGATCGAAGCACAGGCAAAGCAGGAGAAAATACCTGTGGGGAAATCTTTTAAAGCCCTGGTATGTAATCAGTATTTTTGGGCAGTTCTGATATTATGGATGATGCAGAATGTTATTTATGGACTGACCGGCACCATTCTGCCTTACTACTGCAAATACATTTTCCACAATGATACGTGGATGTACAGTGCTTTGTATCTAACAGAAACACTGACCATTGTATCCGCTACTTTTGTCTGCCCGTTTCTCCTCAAACGGTTTGGTAAGAGGAATATGTCTTTGGCAGGGGCAGTATTGGCTCTGATCGGCCAATGTATCTTTTTTATCAACCCAGATCATTTTCAATGGATGCTCCTTTGCTGTATCATTCGGGGGATTGGCCTGGCACCTCTTAATTCCGTTGTTTTTGGGATGCTGGGGGATGTGGTGGAGTTTGGACAGTGGAAGACGCACATTCGTCAGGAAAGTCTTATTTTTGCAGGCGGATCAGTGGGAACCAAGATTGGCTCCGGGCTGGCGTCTGCATCCATGACAGGGCTTTTGTCCCTGGCGGGATATGTCAGCTCTACAAATGGAAATATAGTACAGCCGGAAAGTGCTGTAGCTATGATACAGAAAATATACATGTTTGGCCCTTTCCTTGTATGGAGCGTAGTGATCGTTACGCTGGTTTTGTACAGACTGGATAAACGGTATCCTGACATTATGAAAGAACTGTGCAGAAGAGAGGCCTCTGGCTTTTTGTAATACAGACAGAAAAAATCCGGTCCTGTTTTCCATCAAATTGGAAGGCAGAGCCGGATTTTTCTATGGTATCCTACAGGATTAAATGTTACAATGATAACAATAAGGATTTTTGGACGGTCAAAGTACCGGTTCTGTAAGGAGATTATCATATGTATGAAGAAATGCAGCAGAGAGTGGAGGCATATGCCTCCCTGATCCTGAGAAGATATTTTTGCGAGTCAGATGTGGAGTTTCTCATATCCACATTTGATGATGATATCGTATGGCTGGGAGCAGGGCCGCAGCAGAAGGCAGAGGGCAAAGAGGCTGTGGCAGCCTGCTTTCGGGAAGGAAAGGAGGATCTGGCACCCTGCCATATGTACGGCGAGCAGTATGTGACCAGGGCACTCACAGAGGAATATTTTTTCTGTGAGGGGGAGAGCTGGATCCAGCCAAGGGAGGAAACCGGTCTGTATTTTAAGACGCACCAGAGGATCACTTTTATCTTCAGGCTGGACAGAGATAAAAATGAGCTGATAACGGTTCATATTCATAATTCCGTGGATTTCTCCGATATACAGCAGGGAGAGCTTTTCCCGGTCCAGGCGGGGAAAGAGGCGTACAGGAAACTGGAAGAAACTCTGGCCAATAAGGACAGACAGATAGAGCTGATGCTGTCCCAGCTTCCCGGGGGAATGCTGATCTGCCGGGAAGATGAGCAGTATTCTGTCAAATGGATCAGCGACGCCCTCTGTCATCTTCTTGGATACATAGGGCCTGAGGAATTTGATGAGTTTACCGGGGGCTGCTGCAGAGGGTTTATACTTTCTGAGGATTATACCGCCATGAGGCAGCAGGCGGAGGCGAGTCTGGAGGAGAGAGGAACCTATAATGTGGAATACCGTGTTGCCAAAAAAGACGGCAGCCAGTTCTGGGTATCCGATATGGGAAAAAAGGTTACGGATGAGGAAGGGGAGGACGTGATCTACTGCTTCATCGGTGATATATCAGAGAAGAAGGAGCGGGAGCAGCAGGCTCAGCTTGCAGGCAGAGAGGCAGCCAGACAGGCGCGTTTTCTCACCCAGCTCTACAACTCTATCCCCTGCGGCATTCTGCAGTTTGAGCCGGAACCGCCTCACCACATTGTCAATTTCAACCGGAGAGTCTGGGAGTTCTATGGTTATCACTCAGAGGAAGATTATATGAAGGAATTGTATAATCCTCTATTGATGGCTCTGGAACATGATCGGGATAAGATTGAGTCAAAGATCCGCAGCCTCCGTGTGGGCAGCGGCATCATCACCTATACAAGAGAGTCCAGGAAAAATGACGGTTCGCCTATGTGGGTCAGTGTGATCATGGAACGCCTTATCAATGCGGATGGTCTTGACGTGGTCCAGGCTATTTTTACGGATATTACGCAGATGCACCTTCTGCAGGAGGCCCAGGAACAGGAGCAGCGGATCGAGAACCAGTCCCTGCGGGCAGCCACCTGTACAGCGTATCCATTGATCATGAGTATCAACCTTACAAAAAATACATACAACTGTTTCATTGAGGAACAGATCTGTCCTTATGAGAGAAGCGGGATCTATGATGAACTGCTGAGGATTTCCACCCCTGATGTCTACCCTTCCTACCGGGAGGATTTTGAAAAGTTCACATCCAGGGAATCTATTATAAAAAGATTCGCAGCCGGTGAGCGTGAGCTTTACATGGAACTGCAGGAAAAGGGATATGACGGGGATTACCACTGGATCTCCATACAGGTCATCTGTGTGGATAATCCTGTGGGGACAGACGTGCTGGCAATCGAGCTGGTAAAGGTGCTGGACAGCCAGAGAGCGGAGCAGGCCAGACAGGAACAGCTTCTCAGAGATGCCCTGGCAGGTGCCAAGGCAGCCAACAGCGCGAAATCTGACTTTCTCTCCAGAATGAGCCATGATATCAGAACGCCCATGAATGCCATTATCGGAATGAGCACTATCGGCCAGATGAAAATTGAGGATACGCCCAGAGTACAGGACTGCTTCAGAAAAATTGACGCCTCCTCCAGATACCTGCTGTCCTTGATCAACGATATTCTTGATATGTCCAAGATAGAGACGGGTAAAATGGAGATCAACAGCAGAAAATTCAATTTCGCTGAATTGTATGAGGAGATATCCTCTATTATTTATCCTCAGGCTGTGGAGTCTATGATAGGCTTTGAGGCCAGACAGATTGAGCCTATGGAGCATTATTATGTGGGAGATGCCCTGAGGGTCAAACAGATACTCATGAATCTGCTCTCAAATGCGCTGAAATTCACACCTGCCCAGGGAAAGATCCTGGTGAGCACCCGGGAAGAGAAGCGTACCAATGGCTATGCCTATGTGCAGATCACTGTTGAGGACAGCGGTATCGGTATGTCTGAGGAATTCAAGGAGCGTATATTCCAGCCTTTTGAACAGGAGAGCGCAGAGAGTGCCAGAAACAATGTGGGAAGCGGTCTGGGACTTTCCATTGTATTCAACCTGGTTCAGCTTATGGGAGGCAGGATACAGGTGGAGAGCCAGAAGGGAAGGGGCAGCAGATTCATGGTTTCGATCCCTCTGGGGCTGGTGGATGATGACGAGGAGGAAGAATTCAGGCGGAAAAACAGGGAGCTTATGAAAGATGTGGAAGTCCTGGTAGTGGATGACGACGAGATCGTATGTGAACAGACCTCAGTCATTTTGGAGGAGATAGGCGCGCATTCTATCTGGGTGTCATCCGGCCGTGAGGCTTTGGAACAGGTGAGCATTGCTGTATCCCAGGGAAGGACCATAGATGTGGCCATGATTGACTGGAAAATGCCGGACATGGACGGCATAGAGACAACGCGCCGCATCCGTGAAATCACCGGGACGGAAACCATGATCATCATTATATCAGCCTATGACTGGAGCAGCATAGAGGAGGAGGCCAGAAAGGCGGGGGCCAATTTCTTCATACCCAAACCTCTTTTCCGCTCCACCATTTACAATACGTTTTCAAGGCTGGGGACAGTCTGCGGCAGTGACAAGGAGCCGGAGGAAGAGGAGACAAATTTCGGAAAACGGCGTGTGCTTTTGGTGGAAGACAATGACCTGAACAGGGAGATTGCCCAGTCTCTTCTGGAGATGCACGGGATACAGACGGATACTGCCGTGAACGGAGCAAAAGCCGTGGAGATCTATACAGAGGCACCTCAGGAATATTATTCGGCGGTTTTGATGGATATCCGCATGCCGGTCATGGATGGGCTGGAAGCCACCAGAAGGATCCGGGGTCTGGAAAAGAAAACAGGGGGAAAGATTCCGATCCTGGCTATGACGGCAAATGCCTTTGATGAGGACAAGATACAGGCTTATGAAGCCGGAATGACAGGGTATCTGGTGAAGCCGCTGGAGATGAAGGCACTATTGGATGAGCTGCAGATCATATGGCAGTAGAAATCCCAAACACTATAAATGTATAGTTTTTACAGGAGGTTAAATCTATGGAGATGAAGCAAATCAGAATGGGAATTGTGGGAGCCGGTACCTGGGGACAGACGCATGCGTCTATTTATGCAGAGCATATCTGCGCCATCCCAGTGGCCATCTGCGACAGCCGGGAGGAAAGGGCCAGGGAGATCGCGGACAAATATGGGATCGCCAAGGTGTATACAGACTATCACAGCCTGGCAGCAGACCCGGAGGTGGACGCGGTGGCCATAGTGACACCGGATTTTGCCCATGGGGATATTGCGGTGGCAATGGCGAATGCGGGGAAGGACATATTGATCGAGAAGCCCATTGCAACCACCAGGGAAGATATAGAAAGGATCTGCAAGGCGGTCCGGGAAAACCATGTGCGCTGTATGGTAGATCTGCACAACCGATGGAACCCTCCCTTTAACACAGCAAAGCAGGAGGTGGAGTCTGGAAAATTAGGAACTCCCTATACGGGCTATATCCGGCACAGCGATGTGAAATGGGTGGCAACCGATATG is a window encoding:
- a CDS encoding sugar phosphate isomerase/epimerase family protein; translation: MSMNICGAPCCWGVDDVKNPYLPAWERVLEEAGLAGYRAIELGPYGYLPVDAKRVSRELEKNGLAIVAGTIFDDLLSEENYENVLRQTEEICKLVTALPPLPVHEGQHFAAPYLTVMDWGHDERDYAAGHPDAAPRLNEKEWGIMMEHIRGICKKARIYGVRPVVHPHAGGYIEFADEIEALVRDIPYELAGLCLDTGHLYYSGMDPVEWLKKYAGRLDYVHFKDVSEKVYRDVLNKKIRFFEGCGEGAMCPIGKGCLDYPGIKAALEEIGYSGYITIEQERDPRNSNTSLRDVRESVAYLKSVGYQI
- a CDS encoding Gfo/Idh/MocA family protein yields the protein MYYGEKKVENPIRWAMVGGGKGSQIGYIHRSSALRDFNFELVAGAFDINPERGKDFGKKLHVSEDRCYPDYKTMFAREAEREDGIQAVSVATPNGTHYEITKAALEAGLHVICEKPLCFTTEQAEELEKLAVRRNKVVGITYGYAGHQMIEEARQMIADGKLGDIRIVNMQFSHGFHNVAVEATTASTKWRVDPKVAGPSYVLGDVGTHPLYLSEVMLPDMKIKRLMCSRQSFVKSRAPLEDNAMTIMEYENGAVGYVWSSCVNCGSMHGQKIRVIGEKASLEWWDERPNQLTFEVQGEPVKVLERGMDYLHPSAMADDRIGGGHPEGLFEAWSNLYSRFAQAMTAADEGKSVDFWYPNIHAGVEGVRWVENCVRSADQGASWVDYK
- a CDS encoding sugar phosphate isomerase/epimerase family protein — its product is MKIAFDVDVLAKQMDINRMVHQVADWGYKYIEQSPHPRINPFYKHPLFSKECEAEYRKALGETGVEISSFIVVYRWSGPTEEERQFAVANWKRMIEIAVDMGVQVINTELSGDPNQQEICNGMWFRSMEELLPIFEREGIRVEIQSHPYDFCELNNETCDMVKSFRSKNLGYVYSSPHGFFYDEGRGDVRSMLRYAGDELTHVLFADTFNQTLDCRYIANPPWLNKGGKADVTIHQHLAMGEGDVDFEGIFQTLRKMEFADKQLRKDAPKAGGDNIACVSMFGFPEKMDRQAPQARERIERELLGK
- a CDS encoding MFS transporter, with the translated sequence MGNVPSAGAERGKLSFAARVSYGCGDTACNVVFGMISTLLTLFYTDYVGVAAAAVGMVMLISRVFDGFSDVVMGLLVERTNSRWGKSRPWILWMAVPYAVSAVLLFTVPHTTGLVQFLYIFVTYNFCTTVCYTAINLPYGSLSAMMTRESGERDMLSIVRMGMSPFGRILAVTCTMPLVKLFGNDQAAWVKTMAIWAALALGLLLICFFRCEETVKIEAQAKQEKIPVGKSFKALVCNQYFWAVLILWMMQNVIYGLTGTILPYYCKYIFHNDTWMYSALYLTETLTIVSATFVCPFLLKRFGKRNMSLAGAVLALIGQCIFFINPDHFQWMLLCCIIRGIGLAPLNSVVFGMLGDVVEFGQWKTHIRQESLIFAGGSVGTKIGSGLASASMTGLLSLAGYVSSTNGNIVQPESAVAMIQKIYMFGPFLVWSVVIVTLVLYRLDKRYPDIMKELCRREASGFL
- a CDS encoding hybrid sensor histidine kinase/response regulator, with amino-acid sequence MYEEMQQRVEAYASLILRRYFCESDVEFLISTFDDDIVWLGAGPQQKAEGKEAVAACFREGKEDLAPCHMYGEQYVTRALTEEYFFCEGESWIQPREETGLYFKTHQRITFIFRLDRDKNELITVHIHNSVDFSDIQQGELFPVQAGKEAYRKLEETLANKDRQIELMLSQLPGGMLICREDEQYSVKWISDALCHLLGYIGPEEFDEFTGGCCRGFILSEDYTAMRQQAEASLEERGTYNVEYRVAKKDGSQFWVSDMGKKVTDEEGEDVIYCFIGDISEKKEREQQAQLAGREAARQARFLTQLYNSIPCGILQFEPEPPHHIVNFNRRVWEFYGYHSEEDYMKELYNPLLMALEHDRDKIESKIRSLRVGSGIITYTRESRKNDGSPMWVSVIMERLINADGLDVVQAIFTDITQMHLLQEAQEQEQRIENQSLRAATCTAYPLIMSINLTKNTYNCFIEEQICPYERSGIYDELLRISTPDVYPSYREDFEKFTSRESIIKRFAAGERELYMELQEKGYDGDYHWISIQVICVDNPVGTDVLAIELVKVLDSQRAEQARQEQLLRDALAGAKAANSAKSDFLSRMSHDIRTPMNAIIGMSTIGQMKIEDTPRVQDCFRKIDASSRYLLSLINDILDMSKIETGKMEINSRKFNFAELYEEISSIIYPQAVESMIGFEARQIEPMEHYYVGDALRVKQILMNLLSNALKFTPAQGKILVSTREEKRTNGYAYVQITVEDSGIGMSEEFKERIFQPFEQESAESARNNVGSGLGLSIVFNLVQLMGGRIQVESQKGRGSRFMVSIPLGLVDDDEEEEFRRKNRELMKDVEVLVVDDDEIVCEQTSVILEEIGAHSIWVSSGREALEQVSIAVSQGRTIDVAMIDWKMPDMDGIETTRRIREITGTETMIIIISAYDWSSIEEEARKAGANFFIPKPLFRSTIYNTFSRLGTVCGSDKEPEEEETNFGKRRVLLVEDNDLNREIAQSLLEMHGIQTDTAVNGAKAVEIYTEAPQEYYSAVLMDIRMPVMDGLEATRRIRGLEKKTGGKIPILAMTANAFDEDKIQAYEAGMTGYLVKPLEMKALLDELQIIWQ